In Quercus robur chromosome 11, dhQueRobu3.1, whole genome shotgun sequence, the following proteins share a genomic window:
- the LOC126707029 gene encoding receptor-like protein EIX2 → MFMKGLGCLTIHTLYTTLQLALISARNLIAKSMVDLIVSTSNIDGSPRNVTYPEVMSLGGLLYLNLSRNHLVGPIPPSIGEMENLEVLDLSRNHLSCTMPTAMIDIPFLMDFNVSYNNLSGEILHTGQFSTFPDSSYIGNHQLCGPPLSKICSSNESFGDPHCSIEEGDEEKQGIQKEEQYGFEITSFYLSMGLGFIAGYCGFWCSLLMNRSWRCTYFRFLGNMNDKISGMVQGSSWSSQIAKEVSTPTNSQVKGRQYNSVQYSLLRVPSLCLFKY, encoded by the exons ATGTTTATGAAGGGACTTGGGTGTTTGACAATTCATACCCTCTATACAACTCTTCAGCTTGCCCTCATATCCGCAAGGAATTTGATTGCCAAAAGTATGGTCGACCTGATAGTCTCTACCTCAAATATAGATGGCAGCCCAAGGAATGTGACATACCCAG AAGTAATGAGCCTAGGCGGATTGCTATATTTGAATTTGTCAAGAAATCATCTGGTCGGACCTATCCCACCAAGCATCGGTGAAATGGAAAATTTAGAAGTTCTTGATTTATCAAGGAACCACCTTTCATGCACTATGCCCACTGCCATGATAGATATTCCCTTCCTCATGGATTTCAACGTGTCATATAACAACTTGTCAGGGGAAATTTTACATACCGGCCAGTTTAGTACATTTCCAGACTCAAGCTATATAGGGAATCATCAACTCTGTGGGCCTCCACTTTCAAAGATATGCTCAAGCAATGAATCATTCGGAGATCCACATTGTAGCATtgaagaaggagatgaagaAAAGCAAGGCATTCAAAAAGAAGAGCAGTATGGCTTTGAAATAACTTCATTTTATTTAAGCATGGGACTTGGATTTATTGCAGGGTATTGTGGATTTTGGTGCTCTTTACTGATGAATAGATCTTGGAGGTGCACTTATTTCCGCTTCTTGGGCAACATGAATGACAAAATTTCTGGGATGGTACAAGGTAGCAGTTGGAGTAGCCAAATTGCAAAGGAAGTTTCAACACCAACAAACTCCCAAGTAAAGGGTCGTCAATATAATTCTGTTCAATACTCGCTTTTGCGAGTACCTTCTTTATGTCTCTTTAAGTATTAA